A section of the Candidatus Omnitrophota bacterium genome encodes:
- the mnmA gene encoding tRNA 2-thiouridine(34) synthase MnmA codes for MKNKRVVVAMSGGVDSSVSAALLKEAGYEVIGITMCFGKAVGESGKRPLCCGSEAIEDARKVANVLKIKHYTLNFSKELERYVIRDFLGEYLAGRTPNPCVRCNRFIKFDALLNKARALDAEFLATGHYARLEWMRKTKCYLLKKGKDRNKDQSYFLYSIERKNLPFILFPLGKLEKNQVRGLAKRFKLPVHEKPASQEICFVPNADYRGFLKTRLSQMKRKIKPGPILDLGGNLLGQHQGIAFYTIGQRQGLGISFREPLYIVDINAASNSITLGRDKDTYAKGLIAQNLNFLYPVNKPRLDLKVKIRYNQPDVRAKVSLSDLPNQRNTSNITAEVKFSRPLRSVAAGQAVVFYKRNSVIGGGVITEKIS; via the coding sequence ATGAAAAATAAACGCGTTGTCGTAGCTATGAGCGGAGGAGTAGATTCTTCAGTCAGCGCCGCACTTCTTAAGGAGGCTGGCTATGAGGTTATTGGCATTACTATGTGTTTTGGAAAGGCAGTTGGAGAATCAGGTAAAAGACCCCTCTGTTGTGGCTCGGAAGCGATTGAAGATGCTCGAAAAGTTGCCAATGTACTAAAAATCAAACACTACACTTTAAATTTCTCCAAAGAGCTGGAAAGGTATGTTATCAGAGATTTCTTAGGAGAATATCTAGCAGGCAGAACTCCAAACCCTTGTGTTCGCTGCAATAGATTTATAAAATTTGATGCCTTGTTAAACAAGGCACGTGCCTTAGATGCAGAGTTTTTAGCTACAGGTCATTATGCGCGGTTAGAATGGATGCGAAAAACCAAATGTTATTTATTAAAGAAAGGCAAGGATAGAAATAAGGACCAGTCTTATTTTCTTTATTCAATAGAGAGAAAAAATTTACCTTTTATTTTGTTTCCGCTCGGCAAATTAGAAAAGAATCAGGTTAGAGGCTTGGCTAAGAGATTTAAGTTGCCTGTGCATGAGAAGCCGGCAAGTCAGGAGATCTGTTTTGTTCCCAACGCAGATTACCGTGGATTTTTGAAAACCAGATTATCTCAGATGAAGAGGAAAATAAAACCAGGACCTATTCTGGATCTAGGAGGCAATCTCTTGGGTCAGCACCAAGGCATTGCATTCTATACCATTGGTCAGCGGCAAGGTTTGGGAATAAGTTTCAGAGAGCCTTTGTATATTGTTGATATAAATGCTGCCTCTAACTCTATAACTTTAGGCAGAGATAAAGATACCTATGCCAAAGGCCTGATTGCCCAAAATCTGAATTTCTTATATCCTGTGAATAAACCAAGGCTTGATTTAAAGGTAAAGATTCGCTATAATCAGCCAGATGTAAGGGCAAAGGTGAGTCTGTCTGACTTGCCAAATCAAAGAAACACCAGCAATATAACTGCAGAGGTCAAATTCTCCAGGCCGCTTAGGTCTGTTGCAGCGGGTCAGGCAGTAGTATTTTACAAACGTAACTCAGTAATCGGTGGCGGTGTAATCACAGAGAAGATAAGTTAG
- the nadA gene encoding quinolinate synthase NadA, whose protein sequence is MPEITEKIQRLKKEHKAVILAHNYQLPETQDIADYRGDSLELSRIASQTDANIVVFCGVHFMAETASILCPDKKIIMPEINAGCPMANMITAEDLRELKGRHPKAIVVGYVNTSAEVKAELDFCCTSTNAVQIINHLRDREEIIFVPDKYLADFVSKSTGKVLIAWDGYCPTHVKIMPEDIIHSIRLYPEAKVIVHPECRPEVIALADAAVSTGKMCKYVKDVDAKEFIIGTETGMLHRLSSDNPQKRFFPASEHATCPNMKRTTLEKVLWSLEELKEEVKVPEEIRKKAKKAIDKMLAIT, encoded by the coding sequence ATGCCGGAGATAACAGAAAAAATCCAAAGATTAAAAAAAGAACACAAGGCAGTAATTCTGGCCCATAATTATCAGCTTCCGGAAACTCAGGATATTGCTGATTATCGTGGTGATTCCTTAGAGTTAAGTCGTATTGCCTCCCAAACTGATGCCAATATAGTTGTTTTTTGTGGAGTACATTTTATGGCTGAGACTGCCTCTATACTATGTCCTGACAAAAAAATCATTATGCCTGAGATTAACGCTGGCTGTCCTATGGCGAATATGATTACTGCAGAGGATTTACGAGAACTTAAAGGAAGGCATCCAAAGGCAATAGTTGTTGGCTATGTAAATACTTCAGCAGAAGTTAAGGCTGAGCTAGATTTTTGCTGTACCTCAACTAATGCTGTCCAGATCATAAATCATCTAAGAGATCGTGAGGAGATTATATTTGTTCCGGATAAATATCTGGCAGATTTTGTTTCAAAAAGCACAGGTAAGGTATTAATCGCCTGGGATGGTTATTGTCCTACGCACGTAAAGATTATGCCCGAGGATATAATCCATAGCATACGCCTATATCCTGAAGCTAAGGTTATTGTTCATCCTGAGTGTCGTCCTGAGGTTATTGCCCTAGCTGATGCAGCAGTCTCAACCGGTAAGATGTGTAAGTATGTTAAGGATGTAGATGCAAAGGAATTTATCATAGGAACAGAAACAGGAATGCTTCATCGTCTAAGTAGCGATAACCCTCAAAAGCGATTTTTCCCTGCCTCAGAACATGCAACTTGTCCTAATATGAAACGCACTACTTTGGAAAAGGTGCTTTGGTCTTTAGAAGAGTTAAAAGAAGAGGTAAAGGTACCAGAGGAGATTCGCAAGAAGGCAAAAAAGGCGATTGATAAGATGCTTGCTATAACTTAA
- a CDS encoding PKD domain-containing protein — translation MSMQIRSKQKKIFGFITASILAILFLPLTNAFAYTEAELCVNPDKDHCFFVAEDGSDTTGDGSLTKPYRTLAPLFSVGGNYSAKLDKADSQLRTVVMRAGDYHHAGTVYLRRSNVVLKNWPGERPRVWLEGDNSANTHRLTLGVGYSGYSCENVTVEGLDIEGGYSYALKIYENTKDVTIRGNKIHGSGYDVIKIVGCGVSGNLDYDNYLCNQNALIEDNEIYDSGLKSTIGDEGIDAMGTYNTIVRHNYFHDIQGSGLYFKGHSKGIIVEENFFYNTGTGGLDPNNVNDTWGGLWLGDDSMLAYIPEPPHNYEIEDSIARNNIIANTQGDALRVMSCKNCSVYNNTVYNKNRKEFPRGYLTDYSGSFSIFKNAKKSIDGIWADELRLRNAEVYFRNNIVVDSIEQGYGIQLPIVAINGPFYNGRNSDHLNMRNNIYYRRDGDYRFRNYSSEEAVTGSTSIDEWQQVSALDQNSKIASNPGTLLRIMADASLPENDPKSYLQTINSEALTLDAGAYIDLSVSPWTEWFPETCSDGQTRSCVTTHSCEGLQTCSGSTWSSCQDIVGDSCPGTCVDNDNDGYGKPASFACQFPDLDCNDSNPNVNPGHLEICGNGEDDDCRSGDEACKQCVTGDTVFGQIHAKGCICEGEQRYTGYCCEGNIYNPYTACGYEECRPNQFCVTNSNCSGTCDALGTACIDNTADSCPSFILQDGLDGYSGTKDTSLLSTKPTSVSGSSGALGLWTEGSAEYKFVIEFDISSIPQGSKIKDCILQIYTTSSELSRTSKKNISARRILRPWVESQVTWNKANSSTYWALAGADADGLDRNLTPLVTHNPTKPDLILYRMTDTWASFNLLESGDNIAEKWLDGTYPNYGLVFEIDTLDARGMGFASKENSLGQEFKPRLIINLEGQGSLPPPPPPLNQPPVLDSIGNRSINEGESLTFNISATDPDGDTLTYSASSLPQGAIFINQAFSWRPDYGQAGEYLVTFSVSDGAEIDSEDITITVNKIDNSPPAITITSPGDNAIVFESPIQVSGTVSDALSSIASVKVNAEEVALSNSSFSALVALELGENIITVTASDAASNTAEVSITVTLDTAPTGGITLTASASPTSGTAPLTVDFQAQASSTEGAIVRYEWDLEGHNTFRMKQVVSSPDVSYIYTAAGLYVATVKAIDSAGNYETYSFAINVNANPDAPTVALSADTTSASTPLRVKFTANAKAANTISKYEWDFDGDGVFELNSSRSSKVIHTYIVAGVYQARIKVTDSKGLSAEDQVIIDARSIKGTPEFSIVTDRVSGKVPLLVNFTVNKDNDFTALKYEWDFDGDKVVDLVSNSPEGAFTYRNAGTFDVVLKIITDKSIAGLGYKQIKIKGPEKDSDESGSTVLSSLSLSQATGIAPLLVTFANASQNSIESLYDFDGDGSFDLSSKAAEFKTYLYKNPGLYTPLLRVLGTGGDVSFASRIIWINDAVAKPIMTEPSNGKTLAGDSIGLVADAPVGIDILKLSFEFKAYNETTWQEVSNSLTEFPYNLKWDVSGLADSKEYNIRAKVIDAGGGEYISDAITITLDNNDSNPDIRETTANAQGEYTKEVKINKEENYTISLWDGTVIIVPQGALGAEDKLIMNIADPALVPNKLEGQDLADARQYKKFSLESGRYLFDKDLTLVIPYPDLNNDGIVDGTSINVETLSIYQFNEASNVWQKVNSTIDLIEKTVRVKINHFSLFGLGGLGEDGDDVSSDSDSPILPVSTSEGGGGGSCFIATAAFGSPLEEEVKTLSEFRDRYLLSNRAGEMFVRFYYQHSPKLAEFIKDKESLKVAIRLFLKPLVNLSKFLLEAGG, via the coding sequence ATGAGTATGCAAATAAGGTCAAAACAAAAGAAAATATTTGGTTTCATAACAGCTTCTATTCTTGCCATTTTATTTCTTCCTTTAACTAATGCTTTCGCCTACACAGAGGCGGAGCTTTGTGTAAATCCAGATAAAGACCACTGCTTTTTTGTTGCTGAAGATGGTAGTGATACTACAGGAGATGGCAGTCTCACCAAGCCCTACAGGACTTTAGCTCCTTTGTTCTCTGTTGGTGGAAACTATAGTGCAAAGCTTGATAAGGCAGATTCTCAGCTAAGGACTGTAGTAATGCGAGCAGGAGATTATCATCATGCTGGTACTGTTTATCTACGTCGTTCCAATGTAGTTTTAAAAAATTGGCCTGGAGAAAGGCCAAGAGTTTGGCTTGAAGGAGACAACAGTGCAAATACACATAGACTTACCCTAGGAGTGGGTTATTCTGGCTACAGTTGCGAAAATGTAACTGTTGAAGGCCTAGATATAGAAGGTGGCTATTCTTATGCCTTAAAGATTTATGAAAACACCAAGGATGTAACCATAAGAGGAAATAAAATACATGGCTCAGGATATGATGTAATAAAGATTGTTGGTTGCGGAGTGAGTGGGAACTTAGATTATGACAACTATTTATGTAATCAGAACGCACTTATTGAAGATAATGAGATTTATGATTCTGGACTTAAAAGCACTATCGGTGATGAGGGCATTGATGCCATGGGGACCTATAATACAATAGTGCGGCATAATTATTTCCATGATATTCAAGGATCAGGACTTTATTTCAAGGGCCATTCTAAAGGTATTATAGTGGAAGAAAACTTTTTCTACAACACTGGAACTGGAGGGCTTGATCCGAATAACGTCAATGATACTTGGGGCGGATTATGGCTAGGGGATGACTCAATGCTTGCATATATCCCTGAGCCTCCCCACAATTATGAGATTGAAGATAGTATCGCCAGAAATAATATTATTGCAAATACTCAAGGCGATGCCTTACGAGTGATGTCTTGTAAAAATTGTTCTGTGTATAACAACACAGTTTATAACAAAAACAGAAAAGAATTTCCGCGGGGCTACTTGACTGATTATTCAGGTTCTTTTTCAATATTCAAGAATGCGAAGAAGTCCATTGATGGCATCTGGGCTGATGAGTTAAGGCTGCGCAATGCCGAGGTTTATTTTAGGAATAATATCGTAGTGGATTCTATAGAGCAAGGTTATGGAATCCAGTTACCCATAGTTGCGATTAACGGTCCTTTTTATAATGGTAGGAATTCTGACCATTTAAACATGAGAAATAATATCTACTATCGAAGAGATGGCGACTATCGATTTAGAAATTATAGCAGTGAGGAAGCAGTAACTGGTAGCACTAGTATTGATGAGTGGCAACAGGTAAGCGCGTTGGATCAAAATTCAAAGATTGCCTCCAACCCAGGAACGCTTTTGCGAATAATGGCTGACGCAAGCCTACCTGAAAATGACCCAAAGAGTTATTTACAGACAATTAATTCTGAAGCACTCACTTTAGACGCTGGTGCATACATTGATTTAAGTGTATCTCCATGGACAGAGTGGTTTCCGGAAACCTGCAGCGATGGCCAGACGCGAAGCTGTGTTACCACTCATAGCTGCGAAGGCCTACAGACTTGTAGCGGCAGCACTTGGAGTTCATGTCAGGATATAGTTGGGGATAGCTGTCCAGGTACATGCGTTGACAATGATAATGATGGTTATGGTAAACCTGCCTCATTTGCCTGTCAATTTCCTGATTTAGATTGTAATGACAGTAATCCTAATGTCAATCCTGGTCATTTAGAAATCTGTGGCAATGGCGAAGATGATGATTGTCGAAGCGGCGATGAGGCTTGCAAGCAGTGTGTAACAGGAGATACTGTTTTTGGCCAGATTCATGCAAAAGGATGTATATGTGAAGGAGAACAAAGATATACAGGATATTGTTGTGAAGGTAATATATATAATCCGTATACAGCTTGTGGCTATGAAGAATGCAGGCCGAATCAATTCTGTGTGACTAACTCTAACTGTTCGGGAACTTGTGATGCATTGGGTACGGCTTGTATAGATAATACAGCAGATAGTTGTCCTTCATTCATATTGCAGGATGGCCTGGATGGATATTCAGGAACTAAAGATACTTCTTTGTTGAGCACCAAACCTACCAGCGTGTCTGGTTCCTCAGGTGCTCTAGGGCTTTGGACAGAGGGTTCGGCAGAGTATAAATTCGTGATAGAATTTGATATTTCATCGATTCCTCAAGGGTCAAAAATAAAAGATTGCATTTTACAGATATATACGACTTCTTCTGAGCTTTCGCGTACTTCGAAAAAAAATATCTCGGCGCGCCGGATCTTGAGGCCTTGGGTGGAATCTCAAGTAACTTGGAATAAAGCTAATTCTTCTACATATTGGGCCTTAGCCGGAGCAGATGCAGATGGACTCGATAGGAATCTTACGCCTTTAGTTACTCACAATCCTACCAAGCCAGATCTTATTTTATATAGGATGACAGACACATGGGCTAGCTTTAATCTTTTAGAATCAGGTGATAACATTGCTGAAAAATGGCTGGATGGGACATACCCTAATTATGGCCTCGTTTTTGAGATAGACACTCTTGATGCACGCGGTATGGGCTTTGCCTCGAAAGAAAATAGCCTAGGTCAGGAGTTTAAACCCAGACTTATCATAAATCTTGAAGGTCAAGGATCACTGCCTCCACCTCCTCCACCATTAAATCAGCCGCCGGTATTAGACTCAATTGGCAATAGATCTATCAATGAAGGAGAAAGCCTTACCTTTAATATTTCAGCCACTGATCCAGATGGTGACACCCTAACTTACTCAGCCTCTAGTCTGCCCCAAGGAGCTATATTTATTAACCAGGCATTCAGTTGGAGGCCTGATTATGGACAGGCAGGAGAATATCTGGTTACTTTTAGCGTAAGCGATGGTGCGGAAATTGATTCAGAAGATATAACAATAACTGTTAATAAGATAGATAACTCCCCACCAGCCATAACTATTACTTCACCCGGGGATAACGCAATAGTTTTTGAGAGCCCGATACAAGTGAGCGGTACAGTTAGCGATGCTCTAAGTTCTATAGCTAGTGTTAAGGTCAATGCAGAGGAAGTAGCGCTTTCAAATAGCAGCTTCTCAGCCTTGGTAGCCTTAGAACTAGGAGAGAATATAATTACTGTTACTGCTTCAGATGCTGCAAGCAATACAGCCGAAGTCTCTATTACTGTTACACTTGATACAGCGCCCACAGGCGGTATTACATTGACTGCTTCTGCAAGTCCTACTTCTGGCACCGCACCTTTGACTGTTGATTTCCAGGCTCAGGCCTCAAGTACTGAAGGCGCTATTGTAAGATACGAATGGGACTTGGAGGGCCATAATACATTTCGCATGAAGCAAGTGGTTTCCTCTCCAGATGTAAGTTATATATATACTGCTGCTGGTTTATATGTGGCTACAGTCAAGGCGATTGATTCTGCTGGTAACTATGAGACATATTCATTTGCGATTAATGTGAACGCAAATCCTGATGCTCCAACTGTAGCACTTTCAGCAGATACAACAAGCGCAAGTACGCCTTTAAGGGTAAAATTCACTGCAAATGCTAAGGCCGCAAATACAATATCTAAATATGAATGGGATTTTGATGGCGACGGTGTATTTGAACTTAATAGTAGTAGATCATCTAAGGTTATCCATACCTATATAGTTGCTGGCGTCTATCAGGCGCGAATTAAGGTAACGGATAGTAAAGGTCTTTCTGCAGAAGACCAGGTTATAATTGATGCCCGAAGCATAAAAGGAACGCCTGAGTTTTCAATTGTAACTGATAGGGTTTCTGGAAAGGTGCCTTTATTGGTTAATTTTACTGTTAACAAGGACAACGATTTTACTGCCTTAAAATATGAATGGGATTTTGATGGAGATAAAGTAGTAGATTTGGTATCCAATAGTCCAGAAGGAGCATTCACTTATCGCAATGCTGGCACCTTTGATGTTGTTCTTAAGATTATCACTGATAAATCCATCGCAGGCTTAGGATATAAACAGATAAAGATTAAAGGGCCTGAAAAAGACTCAGATGAAAGCGGTTCAACTGTCTTAAGCTCATTGTCTCTATCTCAGGCTACAGGCATTGCCCCTTTGCTGGTAACATTTGCAAATGCCAGTCAGAATTCAATAGAGAGCCTCTATGATTTTGACGGCGATGGCAGTTTTGATTTAAGTAGTAAGGCAGCCGAATTTAAGACGTACCTCTATAAGAATCCTGGGCTTTATACCCCATTATTAAGGGTATTGGGAACAGGTGGTGATGTAAGCTTTGCCAGTAGGATTATCTGGATAAATGATGCTGTTGCCAAGCCAATAATGACAGAACCTTCTAATGGCAAGACTCTAGCTGGAGATTCTATAGGGCTTGTTGCTGATGCTCCTGTTGGCATAGATATCTTGAAATTAAGTTTCGAGTTTAAGGCATATAACGAGACTACTTGGCAGGAGGTGTCTAACTCCTTAACCGAATTTCCTTACAATCTAAAATGGGATGTTTCTGGTCTAGCGGATTCTAAGGAATACAATATTCGTGCCAAGGTAATTGACGCAGGAGGCGGAGAATACATATCTGATGCAATAACTATAACCTTGGATAATAATGACTCTAATCCTGATATAAGAGAGACAACAGCAAATGCACAGGGTGAATATACTAAGGAGGTCAAAATAAACAAAGAGGAAAATTACACAATTAGCCTCTGGGATGGTACTGTAATTATTGTTCCCCAGGGAGCTTTAGGTGCTGAAGATAAGCTAATCATGAATATCGCTGATCCGGCATTAGTGCCTAATAAACTTGAAGGTCAAGACTTAGCAGATGCCAGACAGTATAAGAAATTTAGCCTTGAAAGCGGCAGATACCTTTTTGATAAAGACCTTACACTAGTAATCCCTTACCCTGATCTTAATAATGATGGCATTGTGGACGGCACCTCTATTAATGTAGAGACGCTTAGTATCTATCAATTTAATGAAGCCAGCAATGTTTGGCAGAAGGTTAACAGTACGATTGACCTAATAGAGAAGACTGTGCGCGTAAAGATAAATCATTTTAGCTTGTTTGGTTTAGGAGGCCTTGGTGAGGACGGAGATGATGTTTCTTCTGATTCAGATTCACCTATTCTGCCTGTTTCTACTTCTGAAGGTGGCGGAGGAGGTAGTTGTTTTATTGCCACAGCCGCCTTTGGCAGTCCGCTAGAAGAAGAAGTTAAGACACTTTCTGAATTCAGAGATAGATACTTGTTGAGCAATAGAGCTGGTGAGATGTTTGTAAGATTCTATTATCAACATTCTCCGAAATTAGCAGAGTTTATTAAAGATAAGGAATCTTTAAAGGTAGCAATTAGATTATTCTTGAAACCACTTGTTAATCTAAGTAAATTTTTGCTAGAGGCAGGAGGATAG
- a CDS encoding PDZ domain-containing protein — MIIKRTKMIIAMTLGFIFAINISCYATDFEKNQILNSRHILIGTIVKDNPRDSLAIIRDSTNDKDASYKVGQILDGYYIVRIKRAEVELLRQGKISSLRLPLGGGAEFITIVSGNERIVNRTALNERYKNLNEVFGAGIVFPHIEKGKLAGLKIVRINDEELAKATGVSEGDIVISVNNQKLTGVKQALDVYNKLRNEEEIELELKRNGKLHKYSYYMNWEEGGKIPRLLKEQKL, encoded by the coding sequence ATGATTATCAAAAGAACAAAGATGATTATTGCTATGACCCTGGGGTTTATATTTGCAATCAACATTTCCTGCTATGCCACTGATTTTGAAAAGAATCAGATATTGAATTCTCGCCATATCTTGATTGGTACGATTGTCAAGGATAATCCTAGAGACTCCTTGGCAATCATTAGAGATAGCACGAATGATAAAGATGCAAGTTACAAGGTTGGCCAAATTCTTGATGGATATTACATTGTTAGAATAAAACGGGCAGAGGTAGAACTTTTAAGGCAAGGAAAGATTTCCTCCTTAAGGCTGCCCTTAGGAGGCGGCGCTGAATTCATCACAATCGTTTCTGGAAACGAACGCATTGTTAACCGCACTGCTTTAAATGAGCGCTATAAGAATCTGAACGAAGTTTTTGGCGCTGGTATTGTGTTTCCTCACATTGAAAAGGGCAAGTTAGCAGGATTAAAGATTGTGCGTATCAATGATGAAGAGCTTGCTAAGGCAACTGGCGTGAGCGAAGGTGATATAGTTATTTCGGTCAATAACCAGAAATTGACAGGTGTAAAACAAGCCTTAGATGTTTATAATAAATTAAGAAATGAAGAAGAGATAGAGTTAGAGCTAAAGCGCAACGGAAAGTTGCATAAGTATAGTTATTATATGAATTGGGAAGAAGGAGGCAAGATACCAAGGCTGCTCAAAGAGCAGAAGTTATAA
- the tadA gene encoding Flp pilus assembly complex ATPase component TadA, which produces MPLRDSTKTIGQILVAEKIVTAEELEVALREQRKTSGYLCQIIVNLGFAKEEEIFPILANQLGIPYIRIKNINIAPEVIKKVPAKFVSHYKLMPISMVGNKLTIAMSDPLDLHTLDDIRLFLGVEVVPVLAGDNDIAESIRKYYGIGAETVDRIVKETSPQTKKPISTKADIEDLEAMAEDASIVKFVNQLLVQALKDRATDVHIEPFEDELRVRFRIDGVLYAINIPSNLRYLHASIVSRVKIMSNLDIAERRLPQDGRIKVKIGKYQLDLRVSIIPSNFGESVHIRILSPESFLELGKLGLLEKDLKIIEQAIKTSHGIIFVTGPTGSGKTTTLYAGLAKINKSPLKIITIEDPIEYQLKGVIQLQVQPKIGFDFAQGLRSMLRHDPDVMMVGEVRDFDTAEIAIRAALTGHLVFSTLHTNDASGAVTRLLDMGVEPFLISSSIECLIAQRLVRVICPKCKNKQKMSKAALKELGFRIEENEVLTYKGKGCSDCRMTGFRGRTGIYEILLVREPIRELILSRASSQQIKKKAIDLGMLTLRQDGWQKVLEGITTIDEVIRLTQQEELPV; this is translated from the coding sequence GTGCCTCTACGCGATTCCACAAAAACAATCGGTCAGATTCTTGTAGCTGAGAAGATAGTTACTGCAGAGGAGTTAGAGGTTGCCCTGCGGGAACAGAGAAAAACCAGCGGTTATCTTTGCCAGATAATTGTAAATTTAGGATTTGCAAAAGAGGAAGAGATTTTTCCTATTCTAGCCAATCAGTTAGGCATACCCTATATCCGCATCAAAAACATAAATATTGCTCCTGAGGTAATAAAGAAGGTTCCGGCAAAATTTGTTTCCCATTATAAGTTGATGCCCATTTCTATGGTAGGTAATAAATTGACCATTGCTATGAGTGACCCCTTGGATTTGCATACCCTTGATGATATCCGTCTTTTTTTAGGCGTAGAAGTGGTTCCTGTATTAGCAGGCGATAACGATATTGCAGAATCAATCAGAAAATATTACGGCATAGGCGCAGAAACTGTTGATAGGATTGTTAAAGAGACTTCTCCCCAGACAAAGAAGCCAATTTCAACCAAGGCCGATATCGAGGACCTGGAGGCAATGGCAGAAGATGCCTCAATTGTCAAATTTGTAAATCAGCTGCTTGTTCAGGCCCTTAAGGACAGGGCTACTGATGTTCATATTGAGCCTTTCGAAGATGAATTGCGTGTGCGTTTTAGAATCGATGGTGTTCTCTATGCAATCAACATTCCTTCTAATCTGCGCTATCTACATGCCTCCATTGTCTCGCGCGTTAAGATTATGTCTAATTTAGATATTGCTGAGAGACGGCTTCCTCAAGACGGCCGGATTAAAGTGAAGATCGGTAAATATCAACTGGACCTGCGTGTTTCCATAATACCTTCTAATTTTGGAGAATCAGTACATATTAGAATCTTAAGTCCAGAATCATTTTTGGAGTTAGGGAAGTTAGGCCTACTTGAAAAGGACCTTAAGATAATTGAGCAAGCGATTAAGACATCCCACGGTATAATCTTTGTTACCGGCCCGACTGGAAGCGGTAAGACTACTACGCTTTATGCGGGCCTAGCTAAGATAAACAAGAGCCCCTTAAAGATAATTACCATTGAGGATCCAATTGAATATCAACTTAAAGGTGTTATTCAACTTCAAGTGCAGCCCAAAATCGGTTTTGATTTTGCCCAAGGATTGCGCTCTATGTTGCGTCATGACCCGGATGTTATGATGGTAGGAGAGGTGCGTGATTTTGATACTGCAGAGATTGCAATCCGAGCTGCCTTAACTGGCCACCTTGTATTTTCAACTCTGCATACAAATGATGCCTCTGGTGCAGTAACGCGGCTTCTGGATATGGGCGTTGAACCGTTTTTAATCTCTTCCAGTATAGAGTGTTTGATTGCCCAGCGCTTGGTGAGAGTGATATGCCCTAAGTGTAAAAACAAGCAGAAGATGAGCAAGGCTGCCCTTAAGGAATTGGGATTTCGCATTGAAGAGAATGAAGTCTTGACATATAAAGGCAAAGGCTGTTCTGATTGTCGTATGACAGGTTTTCGCGGAAGAACCGGGATATATGAGATTTTATTAGTAAGGGAACCTATACGCGAGCTCATCTTAAGTCGCGCCTCAAGTCAGCAGATAAAAAAGAAGGCCATAGATTTAGGCATGCTTACTTTAAGGCAGGATGGCTGGCAGAAGGTCTTAGAAGGGATTACTACAATAGATGAGGTCATCCGCCTAACGCAGCAGGAAGAATTACCAGTATAG